The genomic DNA AATATAAAAATACCTGGAATTGTTTCTAAAAATATAGCAAAAGAAATTAAGGTAAATTATGATATGCTATTAAAGCCTTATAAAAAATAATAATACATTTCATTATGAAAATAAAATTGATTTGTTTGATTGGTTTCTTTAGCTCTTTTATAAACGCACAAGATTTAACCGAAATTTTGGAGCGAGAGGAGGTAAAAAATACTAAAGAAGATGTGTATGCAACTTTTAAAGGAACTCGTATTCTAAATGGGCACTCCATAGAAAATAGAAAAAAAGGAACACTAGATTTTATTATTTCGCATAAGTTTGGAAGAGTAAATGAAGGCTTTGATCAGTTTTTTGGGTTGGACCAATCTAATATACGTTTTGCTTTTGAATATGCTATTTCTAATGATGTAACCTTAGGAGTAGGTAGGAGCTCTTTTGAAAAAACTTATGATGGATTTATTAAGTATAAAATAGTCAAGCAATCGAAAGGAATGAATAGTTTTCCTGCGAGTATTTCAATTTTTGCGAGTACGGCATTAAAAACAATTAAAGATTATGACCCTGAAAATAAACCTAGTTTTGGCGAAAAGTTTACACATACAACTCAACTTCTTATAGCAAGAAAAATAACGCCTAAATTGTCATTGCAAGTTTCTCCTACTTGGGTGCATAAAAATTTAGTAAAAATACAACAAGATCCTCATGATATTTTTGCACTAGGAATGGGAGGTCGTATGAAACTATCTAACAGAGTAACTCTTAATACAGAGTATTACTATACTTTTAATCCGCTGCAATCTATCAACACTAAAAATTCTCTTGCCTTAGGAGTTGATATAGAAACAGGGGGGCATGTTTTTCAAGTGATGTTATCAAATACGATAACAATGATAGAAAAAGGGTTTATAACAGAAACTACTGGAAATTTTTTTAAAGGAGATATTCATTTTGGATTCAATATCTCTAGGTCTTTTTAGGTAGTAAAGAGAAAAGTAAATAAAAGGTCAAGTGTAATTAAGACTCATGGACAA from Tenacibaculum maritimum NCIMB 2154 includes the following:
- a CDS encoding DUF5777 family beta-barrel protein translates to MKIKLICLIGFFSSFINAQDLTEILEREEVKNTKEDVYATFKGTRILNGHSIENRKKGTLDFIISHKFGRVNEGFDQFFGLDQSNIRFAFEYAISNDVTLGVGRSSFEKTYDGFIKYKIVKQSKGMNSFPASISIFASTALKTIKDYDPENKPSFGEKFTHTTQLLIARKITPKLSLQVSPTWVHKNLVKIQQDPHDIFALGMGGRMKLSNRVTLNTEYYYTFNPLQSINTKNSLALGVDIETGGHVFQVMLSNTITMIEKGFITETTGNFFKGDIHFGFNISRSF